A genome region from Microbacterium terricola includes the following:
- a CDS encoding RNA polymerase-binding protein RbpA — translation MATGGNAIRGTRVGAGPMGEQDHGFHAERVAVSYWDALGNETVRYFAAGIPDEEIPEVIDSPHSGLPAGRDKENPPALAKTEPYKTHLAYVKERRTEEEAETLLDDALQQLRERRGQ, via the coding sequence ATGGCTACCGGAGGCAACGCGATCCGTGGCACCCGCGTCGGCGCGGGTCCGATGGGCGAGCAGGACCACGGCTTCCACGCGGAGCGCGTGGCGGTGTCGTACTGGGACGCCCTCGGCAACGAGACCGTCCGCTACTTCGCCGCGGGCATCCCCGACGAGGAGATCCCGGAGGTCATCGACTCGCCGCACTCGGGCCTTCCGGCCGGGCGCGACAAGGAGAACCCTCCGGCGCTCGCGAAGACCGAGCCCTACAAGACGCACCTCGCCTATGTGAAGGAGCGTCGCACCGAGGAAGAGGCGGAGACGCTCCTCGACGACGCGCTCCAGCAGCTGCGGGAGCGTCGCGGTCAGTAG
- the tpiA gene encoding triose-phosphate isomerase has product MVVARTPFIAGNWKMNLDHLQAVAFVQKLHWSLKDAKHEDGSVEVGIFPPFTDLRTVQTLLDADKIPFALGAQDLSTKDSGAYTGEISGAFLAKLDAKYVIIGHSERREYHGETDEVIAAKVQAALKHSLVPVICVGETLEQREESGPTAVSVAQLQVALDGVPADADVVVAYEPVWAIGTGQVASPEQAQEVCAALRAVIAEKLGEDAAARTRVLYGGSVKAANIASFMREPDVDGALVGGASLVVDEFASIIRYQKHVGV; this is encoded by the coding sequence ATGGTCGTAGCGCGCACCCCGTTCATCGCAGGCAACTGGAAGATGAACCTCGACCACCTGCAGGCGGTCGCCTTCGTGCAGAAGCTGCACTGGTCGCTCAAGGACGCCAAGCACGAGGACGGGTCGGTCGAGGTCGGTATCTTCCCGCCGTTCACCGACCTGCGCACCGTGCAGACGCTGCTCGACGCCGACAAGATCCCGTTCGCCCTCGGCGCGCAGGACCTGTCGACGAAGGACTCCGGCGCCTACACGGGTGAGATCTCCGGCGCGTTCCTGGCGAAGCTCGACGCGAAGTACGTCATCATCGGCCACTCCGAGCGCCGCGAGTACCACGGCGAGACCGATGAGGTCATCGCGGCGAAGGTGCAGGCTGCGCTGAAGCACTCGCTCGTGCCGGTGATCTGCGTGGGCGAGACGCTCGAGCAGCGTGAGGAGTCCGGCCCGACCGCGGTCTCGGTCGCCCAGCTGCAGGTCGCCCTCGACGGTGTGCCCGCGGATGCGGACGTCGTCGTCGCCTACGAGCCGGTCTGGGCGATCGGCACCGGCCAGGTCGCTTCGCCGGAGCAGGCGCAGGAGGTCTGCGCCGCCCTGCGTGCCGTCATCGCCGAGAAGCTCGGGGAGGATGCTGCCGCCCGCACCCGTGTGCTGTACGGCGGGTCCGTGAAGGCCGCCAACATCGCCAGCTTCATGCGCGAGCCCGATGTCGACGGCGCGCTCGTCGGCGGTGCGAGCCTGGTCGTGGACGAGTTCGCCTCGATCATCCGCTACCAGAAGCACGTCGGCGTCTGA
- the secG gene encoding preprotein translocase subunit SecG, translated as MQILELILQVLLGITSLLLTLLILLHKGRGGGLSDMFGGGMTSALGSSGLAERNLNRFTVILALVWFVSIVALGLITKFQGMV; from the coding sequence GTGCAGATCCTCGAGCTCATCCTGCAGGTGCTGCTGGGCATCACCAGTCTCCTGCTGACCCTCCTGATCCTCCTCCACAAGGGTCGTGGCGGCGGTCTGTCCGACATGTTCGGCGGCGGCATGACGTCCGCACTCGGCTCGTCCGGGCTGGCCGAGCGCAACCTCAACCGATTCACCGTGATCCTCGCGCTGGTGTGGTTCGTCTCGATCGTCGCGCTGGGTCTCATCACGAAGTTCCAGGGGATGGTCTGA